The nucleotide window GGACGCCGAGGGCGCGTCCATGACCGGAGAAGACCGCAGGCAACTGACGCGCGCAACTCAACTTGTTGCGCCGTTTGACTTGGACGCCCCGACCGCCTGCGCACTGTTTGCCGACGCCGCAAAGCTGGTTGGGCCGCATGCCGTCGTCGCCGCCGCCGAAGCCTACGCCCGGCTTCATCCGGCCACCCGAGAGCGGATCCCAATCGCCAAGTGCATCGAGGCGTTTCAAGCGTCAAAGGAAGCGAAGGGGCGGTCGCGCCGGCACCTTTCGACGCTCCGATCCATCCTTGGGCGCTTCCTGCGAGACCACCAGGGAAAGGCCACCAGCGATTTCACCACCGCCGATCTTCAAGCATGGCTGGATGGCTTGCGACGGAAGGACGGCAAGCCGGTTTCAGCGCAGACCCGAAAATCCCACGCCACCGTGGTCGGCTCCGTATTCGAGCACGCACGGCGCCGTGGCGTGATTGCCCAGAACCCATGTCGCGACCTTGAACGGGAAAGCAGCGATTCAGAGGGAGACGTGGAATTCTGGACCCCGGACGAAGCTGCCGCACTGCTGGCTGCTGCGGATCCCATTCTGGTACCCGGACTGGCCATTCCCCTGTTTGCCGGTGTCCGCAGCGCCGAAGTCTGCCGGCTGACCTGGCGGGCCGTGGATTTCGACCAGGGGCACGTAGAGATTGGTGCCAAGGGCTCCAAGACCCGTTCGCGGCGGTTGGCGCCGCTGATGGACAACCTGCGCGCCTGGCTGCGCCCGTTGCGTGGCGAGCCCGACGCGAAAATCTTTCCCCAGCATCCCGACACGTTTTGCGATCTGGTGACTCAGGCAGCGAAAAGGGCAGGGGTCCGCCGTATTCGGAACGGAGCGAGGCACAGCTTCGTCTCATACCGGGTTGCCCAGACAGGCGACGTGGCTCGGACTGCCTTGGAGTGTGGCAACAGTCCCGGGGTCGTCTTCGCGCACTACAGAGGACTGGCCACGCGCGAGGATGCCGAGAGATATTTCGGAATTGTGCCGCAAATCCCATGAAGACGATGAAGAGCCCGAAGCCGAGGAAGCCTGGCAAGCGACGCGGAGGCCCGAATCCGACGGCCGTTCCACGGAAGCAACTGGGAGACTTGACGCTTGGCAAGATGCTGTCCGCCGCAATGGCTGGACGCGTTGACCCCGCCGTTCTGAAAATAGCGCGCCACATTGCCACCGTCCGCGAATTTGAAATCAAGGTGACGTCTCTTCCTGAGGATCAGCGAAGGAAGGTCCGGGTTGATGCCGGCCTGATGGATGCTTCGATCCCGAATCCAATACCCCAGCTGCTGGACGGCGTCGCCTACGCGGTGAAGGGGACCAACGACATGGATTTTGCGGTCCGGCTGTGCAATTTCGCGGTCCGCAATCTGATCGAGTTTCTGGCGCGAGCGGACGGCACGTCCATCGCGAAACTAGGTGAGCTTCTTATCTCCCGGCCGATCTGCCCGGATCCCTCGAACGGCGGTTGCCAGCATGTATCAAACGCCGACGAGCAAGCCGTCCGGGTCGCGTGGACGCGCATGGGGGCCACGGGCATCCAGCCGCTGGACAAGTCCGGCCGTCGTCTAGCCTCAAAGCTATTCGGCATGAAGAAGCGCCCGGGACGCCCAAGGAAAAATCGGGCGAGTTAACGTTTCACTGTTCCATTTTATTGGGCACCGGATGCGCCACCGTGGGGGCGTGCAAGATACATTACCGAGTGCCATCGTCCCGCAGGTTGCGTCGCTTACCAAACGCGAATTCGGCCGCCGCCATAGTAGCTGCGAGCGGACAGTTGATTACTGGATCGCCGCGGGCTGCCCGTGCCTTCGAATCGGTCGTCGCAAAGTCTTAATCCCACAGCCGGACGGCGACCATTGGCTGCGGGAACGCTTTTTGGTTTCCGGAAGGGTGAACGTCGCGCGCGCCGGGGAGATTCGGTGAAGTCGCGTCTCCAACCAAGGCCAGCATGGAACTCATTTCCCAAACCGCGAACCCACGGCGCCGATGAGACCCGAAACTCTTTTCGAGGCGGGTGACGTGATCTCCGCCGGCGCGCAGCGCATGACTGAGCGGCTTGCGCAGAGACCTGATCCAAACTC belongs to Verrucomicrobiia bacterium and includes:
- a CDS encoding tyrosine-type recombinase/integrase, which gives rise to MEARTRTDPKPDGPIVVRLGRTTVRIYPRAADRGRSAGFLLADYSAGKRRLRWFTDLKEAKSEAVRIAALMNAGDAEGASMTGEDRRQLTRATQLVAPFDLDAPTACALFADAAKLVGPHAVVAAAEAYARLHPATRERIPIAKCIEAFQASKEAKGRSRRHLSTLRSILGRFLRDHQGKATSDFTTADLQAWLDGLRRKDGKPVSAQTRKSHATVVGSVFEHARRRGVIAQNPCRDLERESSDSEGDVEFWTPDEAAALLAAADPILVPGLAIPLFAGVRSAEVCRLTWRAVDFDQGHVEIGAKGSKTRSRRLAPLMDNLRAWLRPLRGEPDAKIFPQHPDTFCDLVTQAAKRAGVRRIRNGARHSFVSYRVAQTGDVARTALECGNSPGVVFAHYRGLATREDAERYFGIVPQIP